Below is a genomic region from Telmatobacter sp. DSM 110680.
CTTTCAGTTCATAGATGGCTGGCCGTTTCACTGCTCCCGATATCGCAACTTGCGGACCGGTGGGTGGCACGATCAGCGTGTCGCCAGCCTCGATACGGTGTTCTGTTTCGCGCATTCCGCGAAGAAGGAAGTCATAGAGATCGACTGTGCCGATCAGTTGCTTTCCTCGATAATGCTTGAGGATTCGCAATGATCCAACAGCTGAGGGCCCGCCCGCGGCATAGAGCGCAGTGAGCGGCGATGCGAGAGAACTTATTTCGTAAGCTCCTGGCCTTTGCACATCGCCTACAACGTAGATTCGAATCGTGCGAAGTCTGCTGAGCGAAACCGATACTTGAACGCTGCGATACTGCTTTTTCAGCGTCTCCTGAACGAGGCCCTGCGCCTTCTCAAGGGTGAGTCCAGCTACTTGAACATCCCCGGCTTCGGGAAGAGTCAGATGCCCATCGGCTCCAACAACGCGTGAAAGTGTCTGCGAAAAGCCGCCCCACAAGTCAATCGTGAGACCGTCGCCCGGCCCGAGAACATAGTCCGGCCCGACTGGTACATCCAATGGAGCAAATCCCGCAGGCGACTTATCGCGGTGAACAAATGCCTCAGATCCAAAACGTTTGAGTGGGCCGGATGAGTCGGGAATTTGTGTGTAGAGATCACGAAGGGACGCGAGATTATAAGGCGCCGGACGTCGAAGGACCTGCGGTTCGCTGATGCCGCTGTTGGTATCCCGATCTGGCTGGTCGCTCGCGTCCTCTCTCCTTTGCGATCCGACCGGAGGGCGCAGGCCGGCATTTCCATCTGTGAGCAAGTTGGCAACTTGCGGGTCGAAGCCGTGGGCAGTCTGTGCCATTTGCAGGCTTTCTGCATTCGATCCGCCAAACCCACCGGAATCTGACCGTTCCAATGAATTGTGATTTTGCGCTAAACCGCGCTGAAGATCATCGTCGTTTACATATCCCCTGGCCCTTAGAAATATCGTGATGTTCTGGCGCAGGTTCTTATCCGATACGATCTGGCTGTACACCATCTCGTCGGTGATGGAATCCGCCCCGGCAGCATTATCCCCATGCTGCGTTTGCGCTAGCAGATCTTTTATTTCGATCATCACTTCAGGTCTGCTCTGCAGAATTGAAATGATCTGCGATGCAGACAGCGCAACCTGCGTTGAAGGCTCAAAGTCGTCAGAGTTCTCGCTTCTTGAACTGCGATCCGCAGTGTCGGTCGCGGGCGAGCTTGGGGTGGAGGGGCGGGGAACCGTCTGCGCGATGACGATGCTTGAAAAAAGGCACAAGGTCGCAGCAGCACTCGACACAAGCGCACGGAAATGAGTCTTGCGCCATTGGCTCGTCATTGCGAAACACCGTCCAGACGGCGCTGCCAGCGAAGCGATTCGATAGCTAACCCAACTCCCTCAGCGACGTGAAAGCGCAGCCGACCAATCACAAATTTTGCTTCATATCTGTACCGCCTCAATCTCGTCAGAAGTCCTTCATCTGTCATCGACCGTGTAACCCGCGGCGGCCGGTGAATTGGAAACATTAGTCTCCTGCGCGCAACATGTTCGGATGGCGTTGGTGGATAAACCTCTTTGCGCAACAAGAGATAAAGCTTGCTGACAGGCGAGTCAGACAACAGCAAACGGCGGCCGTATAGCTGGATCCAGAGGCAGACAGCGGCAGGCAGTTCGTCCATCGACCAACGTGAAAGTTCGCGCGGTGCGAAAGGCCCAAACATCAGAGTCGTCAATAATGTGGCTGCGCCGATCGCGGTCTTCGCCCCCGGCTCGCAATTAGCGATCGACTCCACTTCCGCCCAAAATGCGGTGTCACTGTGGCGCATGCAAACGTGCCTCCAGTACTCGAGAACCCACGACGCCCGCGTGTGTTCGCCACACATATGCTTGAACAAGTGCTGTCCCTGAAGTACGAAGGCGTCGGCTGCGGAGAGGCAAGGAAGCAACTCACCACGAATGCTCCTGCGTTTCGCGCGCGTCAAACGATCAGCATTAGTTGCCAGAGACAGCTCATCGATCAGGTGTATCTCAACCGAGCGCTCGGGTCGCACTTGATACAAGTTCTCGAGCGACGAAGTCCCCGATGGGCCGGCCTTGTACTCCCAGGTGCAGCCGCTGACGGCGTCCAACGTATATCCAAACGTCGCTAGGCAATCCTTAGTCAACGCGGCGTCCGAATCCCGGACGAGAATGTCGAGGTCCATCTGGTTACGCAGCGAACTCTCTGGAACTGACTCGAACGGGAGCGATATCCCCTTAAGTACGGCGCATTCGATATTTCTCTGCCGCAGAGCCCGGATAAGGTCAGTCAGTTCCGTAAATAAGGAATCGCAACGATCGCGGTTTTCCTCCCAATGCGTACGAAGCTGATTCACGAAGATCGCGGGTACACATGACTCCAGGTCTAGCGCGATTAGCCGATCAAGAAAATACAAAGAAAGACCACTCACGTCTAGCCAGTACTTCGCTCGCAGCCAGTCGTTCAGCTTGAACTCCCCCAGTCGGGCACGAAGCGCCGGCGCAGGCTCATAGAAGCTTGCGATAACAGACTCTTTCAGGCGAAGGGCTCGCCGAGTTTGCTTTGTCTCGATTTGAATCGGTCCAATATTCATAAGCCTCAGTGGCTGTACATCTCTGGTTCGCCCGCAGTGCCGGCGGGAGGCAGGTGTCGCAGATAAATGACAATGGACCAGATTTCCTCGTCGCTAAGAGTCCCTTTCGATCCCGGCATGCCCGAAGGCCAGATGCCGTTGTCGATCACCCACTTCAGTTGGCCGTCGGTGTAACTTTGAATCTCAGCAGAAGCAAGCGATGGAACGGGAGGCGACATCCGGTC
It encodes:
- a CDS encoding nucleotidyltransferase family protein produces the protein MNIGPIQIETKQTRRALRLKESVIASFYEPAPALRARLGEFKLNDWLRAKYWLDVSGLSLYFLDRLIALDLESCVPAIFVNQLRTHWEENRDRCDSLFTELTDLIRALRQRNIECAVLKGISLPFESVPESSLRNQMDLDILVRDSDAALTKDCLATFGYTLDAVSGCTWEYKAGPSGTSSLENLYQVRPERSVEIHLIDELSLATNADRLTRAKRRSIRGELLPCLSAADAFVLQGQHLFKHMCGEHTRASWVLEYWRHVCMRHSDTAFWAEVESIANCEPGAKTAIGAATLLTTLMFGPFAPRELSRWSMDELPAAVCLWIQLYGRRLLLSDSPVSKLYLLLRKEVYPPTPSEHVARRRLMFPIHRPPRVTRSMTDEGLLTRLRRYRYEAKFVIGRLRFHVAEGVGLAIESLRWQRRLDGVSQ